From a single Kitasatospora azatica KCTC 9699 genomic region:
- a CDS encoding DeoR/GlpR family DNA-binding transcription regulator, producing the protein MADSSNLLAEQRRALILDEVRRRGGVRVNELTRRLNVSDMTIRRDLDALAKVGAIEKVHGGAVPVEEARTHEPGFEAKSSLELSAKEEIARAAAALVTAGMAIALSGGTTTFALAQHLVTVGQLTVVTNSVRVADVFERAQRQGEGTGTTVVLTGGVRTPSDSLVGPVADRAIRSLHFDLLFLGTHGLSPEAGLSTPNLAEAETNRNFVASARRVVAVADHTKWGVVGLSTFAELSEVDTWVTDAALSAEAAEAARDHVRELVLAPSGI; encoded by the coding sequence GTGGCCGACAGCAGCAACCTGCTCGCCGAGCAGCGCCGGGCACTGATCCTGGACGAGGTGCGCCGACGCGGCGGGGTCCGGGTGAACGAGCTGACCCGGCGACTGAACGTCTCCGACATGACGATCCGCCGGGACCTGGACGCGCTGGCCAAGGTCGGCGCGATCGAGAAGGTGCACGGCGGCGCGGTGCCGGTCGAGGAGGCCCGCACCCACGAGCCCGGCTTCGAGGCCAAGTCCTCGCTGGAGCTGTCCGCCAAGGAGGAGATCGCCCGGGCCGCGGCCGCGCTGGTCACCGCCGGGATGGCGATCGCGCTCTCCGGCGGGACCACCACCTTCGCGCTGGCCCAGCACCTGGTGACGGTCGGTCAGCTGACCGTGGTGACCAACTCGGTCCGGGTCGCGGACGTCTTCGAGCGGGCCCAGCGCCAGGGCGAGGGCACCGGGACCACGGTGGTGCTGACCGGCGGGGTGCGCACCCCCTCGGACTCGCTGGTCGGGCCGGTGGCGGACCGGGCGATCCGCTCACTCCACTTCGACCTGCTCTTCCTGGGCACCCACGGCCTCTCCCCCGAGGCCGGCCTCTCCACCCCGAACCTGGCGGAGGCGGAGACCAACCGGAACTTCGTGGCCTCGGCCCGCCGGGTGGTGGCGGTGGCCGACCACACCAAGTGGGGCGTGGTCGGCCTGTCCACCTTCGCCGAGCTGAGCGAGGTGGACACCTGGGTGACCGACGCGGCGCTCTCCGCCGAGGCGGCGGAGGCGGCGCGTGACCATGTGCGTGAGCTGGTGCTCGCGCCGTCGGGGATCTAG
- a CDS encoding ROK family protein codes for MPHTPTSHPAPVRRPALERGRSLLGPALQLIHTGRAPTRSALTAALDVTRATAGAVAGELAALGLVTVDAHPVGTGRGRPSHRLGLAPDGPVVLAAQVHADGLSVALAGLGGVLGEAVYHPLPASTGPERMLGAIAAAGAELIRAERRRCLGAALALPNPVRQPEGTALAALHFGWPGGTPVAELFAAAMAEQDLGPRARRPLPTAVANDANLAALAEHRHGAGRDARHLLLVTSGHRGVGGALVVDGRLHTGSAGLALEVGHLTVDPLGRPCPCGNRGCLNVETDPEALLAAAGRTPDPGKPLLDQARELARSAVARSAVGGAVSDGDAVPGGSVAGGPRGGGPAAGDAVGAGPAAGDPVARAAVDAVVDRLGLGLAGLANILNPDRIVLSGLHQDLLAAAPQRLPEVVTGHSLWGRCDRVPVVAAQLRHAGLVGAAELAWEPYLTDPQEVAVQ; via the coding sequence GTGCCGCACACTCCGACAAGCCACCCCGCGCCGGTCCGCCGCCCCGCCCTCGAGCGGGGGCGGAGCCTGCTCGGCCCCGCGCTGCAGCTGATCCACACCGGCCGGGCCCCCACCCGGTCCGCGCTCACCGCCGCGCTGGACGTCACCCGCGCCACCGCCGGCGCCGTCGCGGGGGAGCTGGCCGCGCTCGGCCTGGTCACCGTCGACGCGCACCCGGTCGGCACCGGCCGGGGCCGGCCCTCGCACCGGCTCGGCCTGGCGCCGGACGGGCCGGTGGTGCTCGCCGCGCAGGTGCACGCCGACGGCCTCTCGGTCGCACTCGCCGGGCTCGGCGGCGTACTGGGCGAAGCCGTCTACCATCCGTTGCCCGCCAGCACCGGACCCGAGCGGATGCTCGGCGCGATCGCCGCGGCCGGCGCCGAACTGATCCGGGCCGAACGGCGCCGCTGCCTGGGCGCCGCACTCGCGCTGCCCAACCCGGTGCGCCAGCCGGAGGGCACCGCGCTGGCCGCCCTGCACTTCGGCTGGCCCGGCGGTACGCCGGTGGCAGAGCTGTTCGCGGCAGCGATGGCCGAGCAGGACCTCGGGCCGCGCGCGCGACGGCCGCTGCCGACCGCCGTCGCCAACGACGCCAACCTGGCGGCGCTCGCCGAACACCGGCACGGCGCGGGGCGGGACGCGCGACACCTGCTGCTGGTCACCTCCGGGCACCGGGGGGTCGGTGGGGCGTTGGTGGTGGACGGGCGGCTGCACACGGGTAGCGCCGGGCTGGCCTTGGAGGTCGGGCATCTGACGGTGGATCCGCTCGGCCGGCCCTGCCCGTGCGGGAACCGGGGTTGTCTGAACGTCGAGACCGACCCGGAGGCGCTGCTGGCGGCGGCCGGGCGGACCCCGGACCCGGGGAAGCCGCTGCTCGACCAGGCGCGGGAGCTGGCCCGTTCGGCGGTGGCCCGTTCGGCGGTGGGTGGCGCGGTCTCGGATGGTGACGCGGTGCCGGGTGGATCGGTTGCGGGCGGCCCGAGGGGTGGCGGGCCGGCGGCCGGTGACGCGGTGGGTGCTGGGCCGGCGGCCGGCGATCCCGTTGCGAGGGCGGCGGTGGACGCGGTGGTGGACCGGCTTGGGCTGGGGCTCGCGGGGCTGGCGAACATCCTCAACCCGGACCGGATCGTGCTGAGCGGGCTGCACCAGGACCTGCTCGCGGCGGCGCCGCAGCGGCTGCCCGAGGTGGTGACCGGGCACAGTCTCTGGGGACGGTGCGACCGGGTGCCGGTGGTGGCTGCTCAGCTGCGCCACGCGGGGCTGGTGGGAGCGGCGGAGCTGGCGTGGGAGCCGTACTTGACGGACCCTCAGGAGGTGGCGGTGCAGTAG
- a CDS encoding ABC transporter permease — protein sequence MNPTVNPTFNPTRNPTVRLGLRSLRAHRRRLFGTFAAILLGVSFLAGTMMLSDTLHANFGTLFASADAGTDAVVRNADVLAAPNTPGGVRAPVDLALADRLRGLPQVAAVEPEVQGAGQLVGADGKPVGGQGPPTIAGNWLTDTQLNPFHLAAGRAPAGPGEAVINRGAANAGHLAIGDTTVVRTPDPVTVRIVGIAVFGDNADGMGPSTYTGLSLADAERHLTPQGQGQASALRLRAAAGTSQQQLVDAIKPRLPQGVEAITGSAASAESNQQVSGGFLKLFTTLLLVFAGIALLVATFTIHNTFAIVTAQRTRENALLRALGAGRDQVLGATLAEALTVGLVASVAGLAGGIGVATGLKALFHAAGFSLPTGGLVVSGWAIALPLLTGTLVTLASALVPAVRAGRTAPLAALRETDVDRAASGRAGLVRAALGTVLLAAGIPLAVEGATGGPSVNLTALGAVTALAGVIVLGPVAAALAVRTLGAPLPRLRGVTGALARRNAARNPRRTAATATALMIGVAVVTLFTVFGASLKATLDTSVNSSFAGDLAISSPARGAGGSGLSPKLADAVAAVPQVREAVGLGKGVARIDGHGRVLDITDPSRFAGVVDLGRVDGQLDQLGGDGLAVSRAEAANRGWQLGRSVPVAFADGSTQQFTVRALYQGTGLTGDYLMTRQAWAPHRGQDSDTLVAVALKPGVSAAAGKAALQPVAASYGNPQVQTRAEYASTAASGIDTMLSLVYALLALAVLIALLGIANTLTLAVHERTRELGLLRAVGQTRAQLRAMVRWESVLVAAFGSVGGLGLGAFLGWALVKASDSAGTGSFALPPTQLAVVLLAGLLAGAVAGLRPARRAARLDVLRAIQAD from the coding sequence ATGAACCCCACCGTGAACCCCACCTTCAACCCCACCCGGAACCCCACCGTCCGCCTCGGCCTGCGCTCCCTGCGCGCCCACCGTCGACGGCTCTTCGGCACCTTCGCGGCGATCCTGCTCGGCGTCAGCTTCCTGGCCGGCACCATGATGCTCAGTGACACCCTGCACGCCAACTTCGGCACCCTGTTCGCCAGCGCCGACGCGGGCACCGACGCGGTGGTCCGCAACGCCGACGTGCTCGCCGCCCCCAACACCCCGGGCGGCGTCCGGGCGCCGGTCGACCTGGCGCTCGCCGACCGGCTGCGCGGCCTGCCGCAGGTGGCCGCCGTCGAGCCCGAGGTGCAGGGCGCGGGCCAGCTGGTCGGCGCCGACGGCAAGCCGGTCGGCGGCCAGGGCCCGCCCACCATCGCGGGCAACTGGTTGACGGACACCCAGCTCAACCCGTTCCACCTGGCCGCCGGCCGGGCGCCCGCCGGGCCCGGCGAGGCGGTGATCAACCGGGGCGCCGCGAACGCCGGCCACCTGGCGATCGGCGACACCACGGTGGTGCGCACCCCGGACCCGGTGACGGTGCGGATCGTCGGCATCGCGGTGTTCGGCGACAACGCCGACGGCATGGGCCCGTCCACCTACACCGGTCTCAGCCTGGCCGACGCCGAGCGCCACCTGACCCCGCAGGGCCAGGGCCAGGCCTCCGCGCTGCGACTGCGGGCCGCCGCCGGCACCTCGCAGCAGCAGCTGGTCGACGCGATCAAGCCCCGGCTGCCGCAGGGCGTCGAGGCGATCACCGGCAGCGCCGCGAGCGCCGAGAGCAACCAGCAGGTCTCCGGCGGCTTCCTGAAACTGTTCACCACCTTGCTGCTGGTCTTCGCCGGCATCGCCCTGCTGGTCGCCACCTTCACCATCCACAACACCTTCGCCATCGTGACCGCCCAGCGGACCCGGGAGAACGCCCTGCTGCGCGCCCTCGGCGCCGGCCGGGACCAGGTTCTCGGCGCAACCCTGGCCGAGGCCCTGACGGTGGGTCTGGTGGCCTCCGTCGCGGGCCTGGCGGGCGGGATCGGGGTGGCGACCGGCCTCAAGGCGCTGTTCCACGCCGCCGGGTTCTCGCTGCCCACCGGCGGACTGGTGGTCAGCGGCTGGGCGATCGCGCTGCCGCTGCTCACCGGCACCCTGGTGACGCTGGCCTCGGCCCTGGTCCCGGCGGTCCGGGCCGGCCGGACCGCGCCGCTGGCCGCGTTGCGCGAGACCGACGTGGACCGGGCCGCCTCGGGCCGCGCCGGACTGGTCCGGGCGGCGCTCGGCACCGTGCTGCTGGCCGCCGGGATCCCGCTGGCGGTCGAGGGCGCCACCGGCGGACCCTCCGTCAACCTCACCGCGCTGGGCGCCGTCACGGCTCTGGCCGGGGTGATCGTGCTGGGCCCGGTGGCCGCCGCGCTGGCGGTGCGCACCCTGGGCGCCCCGCTGCCCCGGTTGCGTGGTGTGACCGGTGCGCTGGCCCGTCGCAATGCGGCCCGGAACCCGCGGCGGACCGCCGCCACCGCGACCGCGCTGATGATCGGCGTGGCGGTGGTGACCCTGTTCACCGTCTTCGGCGCCTCGCTCAAGGCAACCCTCGACACCAGCGTCAACAGCTCCTTCGCGGGGGACCTGGCCATCAGCTCGCCGGCCCGGGGCGCCGGCGGCAGCGGCCTGAGCCCGAAGCTGGCGGACGCCGTGGCCGCGGTGCCACAGGTCCGCGAGGCGGTGGGACTCGGCAAGGGCGTGGCCCGGATCGACGGCCACGGACGGGTCCTGGACATCACCGATCCGTCCAGGTTCGCCGGTGTGGTGGACCTCGGCCGGGTCGACGGGCAGCTCGACCAGTTGGGCGGCGACGGTCTGGCCGTCTCCCGTGCCGAGGCCGCCAACCGCGGCTGGCAGCTGGGCCGGTCGGTCCCGGTGGCCTTCGCCGACGGCAGCACCCAGCAGTTCACCGTCCGGGCGCTCTACCAGGGCACCGGCCTGACGGGTGACTATCTGATGACCCGCCAGGCCTGGGCCCCGCACCGGGGACAGGACAGCGACACCCTGGTCGCCGTCGCGCTCAAGCCGGGTGTGTCGGCCGCGGCGGGCAAGGCGGCGCTGCAGCCGGTCGCCGCCAGCTACGGGAACCCGCAGGTGCAGACCCGCGCCGAGTACGCGAGCACCGCCGCCTCCGGTATCGACACGATGCTCTCGCTGGTCTACGCCCTGCTCGCGCTGGCCGTGCTGATCGCCCTGCTGGGCATCGCCAACACGCTCACCCTCGCGGTGCACGAGCGCACCAGGGAGCTGGGCCTGCTGCGCGCGGTCGGCCAGACCCGGGCCCAGCTGCGGGCCATGGTGCGCTGGGAGTCGGTGCTGGTGGCCGCGTTCGGCTCGGTCGGTGGGCTGGGGCTGGGCGCCTTCCTCGGCTGGGCCCTGGTCAAAGCCTCGGACAGTGCGGGCACCGGTTCCTTCGCGCTGCCGCCGACCCAGCTGGCCGTGGTGCTGCTGGCCGGTCTGCTGGCCGGCGCGGTGGCGGGCCTGCGCCCGGCCCGCCGGGCAGCGCGGCTGGACGTGCTGCGGGCGATCCAGGCCGACTGA
- a CDS encoding GNAT family N-acetyltransferase — protein MNDLLTERLILHPFTIAEAERVAAGQAGPADNWAPDYPSEGERVGAGMFVKYQTAHPFGGYEIRLREGGTAIGGIGFHGAPDEHGHVSVGYGLSASARGNGYAREALRAIVAAAPGWGVTSLKGDTDHENLPSQRVMEAAGLTFTHEDGELKYYAIELQTPTER, from the coding sequence ATGAACGATCTTCTGACTGAGCGCCTGATCCTGCACCCCTTCACCATCGCCGAAGCGGAGCGGGTCGCGGCGGGCCAAGCCGGCCCCGCGGACAACTGGGCCCCTGACTACCCGTCGGAGGGCGAGCGGGTCGGGGCCGGCATGTTCGTCAAGTACCAGACCGCCCACCCCTTCGGCGGCTACGAGATCCGCCTGCGCGAGGGCGGTACGGCGATCGGCGGCATCGGCTTCCACGGCGCGCCCGACGAGCACGGGCACGTCTCCGTCGGCTACGGCCTGTCCGCCTCCGCCCGCGGCAACGGGTACGCCCGCGAGGCGCTGCGCGCGATCGTGGCCGCCGCGCCCGGCTGGGGCGTCACGTCCCTGAAGGGCGACACCGACCACGAAAACCTCCCGTCCCAGCGGGTGATGGAGGCCGCGGGCCTGACCTTCACCCACGAGGACGGCGAGCTCAAGTACTACGCGATAGAGCTCCAGACCCCGACCGAGCGCTAG
- a CDS encoding right-handed parallel beta-helix repeat-containing protein — protein MGEHRVRVTQDSGSRWRRRAGEYDTLAEALAAAEPGDTVTVRPGVFRENVLLDKAVTVLPAEGPGTVRIDPPSGVALTVTAGATVRDLVIESYDSSAAAVRITGPEATATLTGCRVDTHAAVGIEVAERAEARITGCTVSNPSGLGLRLRGGATARFQDCEVAAAGQAGLAVLEGARAELDRCRLHHAAGAGVLLTDAGSLAELTGCEIYEIRGSGVQAESKAVGRLTDCEVHRVTGNGLTLDTEAELQLRDCRLHDLPENAADLRGRATLTLERSTIRSFGRGALSVWDPGTRVEATGCEIEDSTGDYPAIWVSDGARLTLTDCALHDLPDALFVLDRDSQATVTDTSFSRIRSSAVSVSSGATVALQRCRVQEAGTGLWFRDHGSGGLLTECEIAEVATGVIVTKGADPVLRDCVVRASAEAAVYVSAQGKGSFEDCRAVQGKGFGFHIIDGCRTKLTRCRAEQNGRAGFEIAEPGPLVEACTSDDVPTAPAPAPAETVPAPRTAQLTAGAPALVAPPQIAPIPDCRPADEALAELDALIGLATVKQEVRTLIDLIAVGRRRRQAGLKAPSLRRHLVFTGSPGTGKTTVARLYGEILAALGVLQRGHLVEVARVDLVGEHIGSTALRTQAAFDQARGGVLFIDEAYTLAPEDGARDFGREAIDTLVKLMEDHRDEVVVIVAGYTAEMERFLGANPGVSSRFSRTISFPDYTDAELLEIARTQCVEHEYQLAEPTAAALLDHFSTLHRGPTFGNGRTARQVFETMVERHAMRVAQLSDPSTEELQLLVPADLPLPR, from the coding sequence ATGGGTGAGCACAGGGTCCGGGTCACGCAGGACAGCGGCTCGCGCTGGCGGCGTCGCGCCGGGGAGTACGACACGCTCGCCGAGGCGCTGGCCGCCGCCGAACCGGGCGACACCGTCACCGTGCGCCCCGGCGTGTTCCGCGAGAACGTGCTGCTCGACAAGGCGGTCACGGTGCTGCCCGCCGAGGGGCCCGGCACCGTACGGATCGACCCGCCGTCCGGCGTGGCGCTCACCGTCACGGCCGGCGCGACCGTCCGCGACCTGGTGATCGAGAGCTACGACAGCTCGGCGGCCGCCGTGCGGATCACCGGCCCCGAGGCCACCGCCACACTGACCGGCTGCCGGGTGGACACGCACGCCGCGGTGGGCATCGAGGTGGCCGAACGGGCCGAGGCGCGGATCACCGGATGCACCGTCAGCAACCCGTCCGGCCTCGGTCTGCGGCTGCGCGGCGGGGCCACCGCGCGGTTCCAGGACTGCGAGGTCGCCGCCGCCGGCCAGGCCGGGCTGGCGGTCCTCGAAGGGGCCCGGGCCGAGCTCGACCGCTGCCGACTGCACCACGCGGCGGGCGCCGGCGTGCTGCTCACCGACGCCGGAAGCCTGGCCGAGCTGACCGGCTGCGAGATCTACGAGATCCGCGGCAGCGGCGTGCAGGCCGAGTCCAAGGCGGTCGGCCGACTGACCGACTGCGAGGTGCACCGGGTCACCGGCAACGGCCTGACCCTGGACACCGAGGCCGAACTGCAGCTGCGCGACTGCCGGCTGCACGACCTGCCGGAGAACGCCGCCGACCTGCGCGGCCGCGCCACCCTGACGCTGGAGCGCAGCACGATCCGCTCGTTCGGCCGGGGCGCGCTCTCGGTCTGGGACCCGGGCACCAGGGTCGAGGCCACCGGCTGCGAGATCGAGGACTCCACCGGCGACTACCCCGCGATCTGGGTCAGCGACGGCGCCCGGCTCACCCTCACCGACTGCGCGCTGCACGACCTGCCGGACGCCCTGTTCGTCCTGGACCGGGACTCCCAGGCGACCGTCACCGACACTTCGTTCAGCCGGATCCGCAGCTCGGCCGTCTCGGTCAGCTCCGGCGCCACCGTCGCGCTGCAGCGCTGCCGGGTGCAGGAGGCCGGCACCGGGCTCTGGTTCCGCGACCACGGCAGCGGCGGACTGCTGACGGAGTGCGAGATCGCCGAGGTGGCCACCGGGGTGATCGTCACCAAGGGCGCCGACCCGGTGCTGCGCGACTGCGTGGTGCGCGCCAGCGCCGAGGCGGCGGTCTACGTCTCGGCGCAGGGCAAGGGCAGCTTCGAGGACTGCCGGGCCGTGCAGGGCAAGGGCTTCGGCTTCCACATCATCGACGGCTGCCGCACCAAGCTGACCCGCTGCCGGGCCGAGCAGAACGGCCGGGCCGGCTTCGAGATCGCCGAGCCCGGCCCGCTGGTGGAGGCCTGCACCTCGGACGACGTGCCGACCGCGCCGGCCCCGGCCCCCGCCGAGACGGTGCCGGCCCCGCGCACCGCCCAGCTGACCGCCGGCGCCCCGGCGCTGGTCGCGCCGCCGCAGATCGCGCCGATCCCGGACTGCCGCCCGGCCGACGAGGCGCTGGCCGAGCTGGACGCGCTGATCGGCCTGGCCACCGTCAAGCAGGAGGTGCGCACCCTGATCGACCTGATCGCGGTGGGCCGGCGGCGCCGCCAGGCCGGGCTGAAGGCGCCCTCGCTCCGTCGGCACCTGGTCTTCACCGGTTCCCCCGGCACCGGCAAGACCACGGTGGCGCGGCTCTACGGGGAGATCCTGGCCGCACTCGGGGTCCTGCAGCGCGGACACCTGGTGGAGGTGGCCCGGGTGGACCTGGTGGGCGAGCACATCGGCTCCACCGCGCTGCGCACCCAGGCGGCGTTCGACCAGGCCAGGGGCGGGGTGCTGTTCATCGACGAGGCGTACACGCTGGCCCCCGAGGACGGCGCCCGGGACTTCGGCCGGGAGGCCATCGACACCCTGGTGAAGCTGATGGAGGACCACCGGGACGAGGTGGTGGTGATCGTGGCCGGCTACACCGCCGAGATGGAGCGCTTCCTCGGCGCCAACCCCGGTGTCTCCTCCCGCTTCTCACGGACCATCAGCTTCCCCGACTACACCGACGCCGAGCTGCTGGAGATCGCCCGCACCCAGTGCGTGGAGCACGAGTACCAGCTGGCCGAGCCGACCGCGGCGGCGCTGCTCGACCACTTCTCGACCCTGCACCGCGGCCCGACCTTCGGCAACGGCCGCACCGCCCGACAGGTCTTCGAGACCATGGTGGAACGCCATGCGATGCGGGTGGCACAGCTGTCCGACCCGTCCACCGAGGAACTCCAACTCCTCGTCCCGGCCGACCTCCCGCTGCCCCGCTGA
- a CDS encoding PLP-dependent cysteine synthase family protein — translation METVDVDRSDAAYRTWLKEAVRKVQADANRSADTHLLRFPLPADWGIDLYLKDESTHPTGSLKHRLARSLFLYGLCNGWIRPGKPVIEASSGSTAVSEAYFAALIGVPFVAVMAKSTSRAKIELIELHGGTCHLVDNPCEVYEVSARLAAETGGHYMDQFTYAERATDWRGNNNIAESIFAQLRLEPHPEPAWIVATAGTGGTSATIARYVHYQQFDTRICVADPENSCFFEGWLKHDPDATSASGSRIEGIGRQRMEPSFVPGAIDRMMKVPDAASIAAMRVLERALGKKAGGSTGTGLWSALRIVAEMRERGEHGSVVTLICDPGDRYLDKYYSDDWLAEQGLDIAPHRRALDSFLVGNGWSETLPA, via the coding sequence ATGGAAACAGTAGATGTGGACCGCTCCGACGCCGCCTACCGCACCTGGCTCAAGGAAGCCGTCCGCAAGGTGCAGGCCGACGCCAACCGCTCGGCCGACACCCACCTGCTGCGCTTCCCGCTCCCGGCGGACTGGGGCATCGACCTGTACCTCAAGGACGAGTCCACCCACCCCACCGGCAGCCTCAAGCACCGGCTGGCCCGCTCGCTCTTCCTCTACGGCCTGTGCAACGGCTGGATCCGCCCCGGCAAGCCGGTGATCGAGGCCTCCAGCGGCTCCACCGCCGTCTCCGAGGCCTATTTCGCCGCCCTGATCGGCGTGCCGTTCGTCGCCGTGATGGCCAAGAGCACCAGCCGGGCCAAGATCGAGCTGATCGAGCTGCACGGCGGTACCTGCCACCTGGTGGACAACCCCTGCGAGGTCTACGAGGTCTCCGCCCGGCTCGCCGCTGAGACCGGCGGCCACTACATGGACCAGTTCACCTACGCCGAGCGGGCCACCGACTGGCGCGGCAACAACAACATCGCCGAGTCGATCTTCGCCCAGCTGCGTCTGGAACCGCACCCCGAGCCCGCCTGGATCGTCGCCACCGCCGGCACCGGCGGCACCTCCGCCACCATCGCCCGCTACGTCCACTACCAGCAGTTCGACACCCGGATCTGCGTGGCCGACCCGGAGAACTCCTGTTTCTTCGAGGGCTGGCTCAAGCACGACCCGGACGCCACCAGCGCCAGCGGCTCGCGGATCGAGGGGATCGGCCGGCAGCGGATGGAGCCGAGCTTCGTGCCCGGCGCGATCGACCGGATGATGAAGGTTCCTGACGCCGCGTCGATAGCCGCGATGCGGGTCCTGGAGCGGGCCCTCGGCAAGAAGGCCGGCGGCTCCACCGGCACCGGGCTGTGGAGCGCCCTGCGGATCGTGGCCGAAATGCGCGAGCGCGGTGAGCACGGCAGCGTGGTCACGCTGATCTGCGACCCCGGTGATCGCTACCTGGACAAGTACTACTCCGATGACTGGCTCGCCGAGCAGGGCCTGGACATCGCACCGCACCGTCGCGCGCTGGACTCGTTCCTCGTCGGAAACGGCTGGTCGGAGACGCTGCCCGCGTGA
- a CDS encoding ABC transporter ATP-binding protein, which yields MSLLESLATLPDARPAARVEEAVKIYGIGDTEVRALDHVSVDFPAERFTAIMGPSGSGKSTLMHCAAGLDTLTAGAAYLGDTELTGLTDRRLTLLRRERIGFVFQAFNLVPTLTVPENITLPLDLAGATPDQAWLTSLIDVIGLGDRLRHRPTELSGGQQQRVAVARALAARPEVVFADEPTGNLDSRTGAEVLGLLRRAVDEMAQTVVMVTHDPSAAAHADQVLFLADGRLVDTMAAPTADRVLDRMKAMDSRPSRKPVRS from the coding sequence ATGAGCCTGCTGGAGAGTCTCGCCACGCTGCCCGATGCGCGCCCGGCCGCCCGGGTCGAGGAGGCGGTCAAGATCTACGGCATCGGTGACACCGAGGTCCGCGCCCTGGACCACGTCAGCGTCGACTTCCCGGCCGAGCGATTCACCGCGATCATGGGCCCGTCCGGCTCCGGCAAGTCCACCCTGATGCACTGCGCCGCCGGCCTGGACACCCTCACCGCCGGCGCCGCCTACCTCGGTGACACCGAGCTGACCGGTCTGACCGACCGTCGGCTGACGCTCCTTCGGCGGGAGCGGATCGGCTTCGTCTTCCAGGCCTTCAACCTGGTCCCGACCCTGACCGTGCCGGAGAACATCACCCTGCCGCTCGACCTGGCCGGCGCGACACCCGACCAGGCCTGGCTGACCAGCCTGATCGACGTGATCGGTCTCGGCGACCGGCTGCGCCACCGCCCCACCGAGCTCTCCGGCGGCCAGCAGCAGCGGGTCGCGGTGGCCCGGGCGCTGGCCGCCCGCCCCGAGGTGGTCTTCGCCGACGAGCCCACCGGCAACCTGGACTCCCGCACCGGCGCCGAGGTGCTCGGCCTGCTGCGCCGCGCGGTGGACGAGATGGCCCAGACGGTGGTGATGGTCACCCACGACCCGAGCGCGGCCGCCCACGCCGACCAGGTGCTGTTCCTCGCCGACGGCCGACTGGTCGACACCATGGCCGCCCCCACCGCGGACCGGGTGCTGGACCGAATGAAGGCGATGGACTCCCGGCCGTCCCGAAAGCCGGTGCGGTCATGA
- a CDS encoding SHOCT domain-containing protein, whose amino-acid sequence MYATTATALLADSGWHPWFLFIPFFWLAFLVIVFAVLRRTVWRRAGCFGPYAYHHAGQQGPLAVLGERYARGEIDEDEYRARKAVITEQPERDR is encoded by the coding sequence ATGTACGCGACCACCGCGACCGCGCTGCTGGCCGATTCAGGCTGGCACCCGTGGTTCCTGTTCATCCCGTTCTTCTGGTTGGCCTTCCTGGTGATCGTCTTCGCTGTGCTGCGTCGCACCGTCTGGCGCCGGGCCGGGTGCTTCGGCCCGTACGCGTACCACCACGCCGGCCAGCAGGGCCCGCTCGCCGTCCTGGGCGAGCGCTACGCCCGGGGCGAGATCGACGAAGACGAGTACCGGGCCCGCAAGGCCGTCATCACCGAGCAGCCGGAGCGCGACCGATGA